AAATGCTCTACATTATCACATTTATGTTTCTAGTCGATTCATGTCCTATAAAGAGAGATTTGTAAAtctaaaaatacaaaaaaaaaatgaaatcaagGGAGAAATGATGGAatatttgattcacatcaataAATCACAATACTATACTCATTATTTTAATAAGACGATACATTCATTGTAGACTATGGTAAGTTgacaaaatattattaatagaaATGCAAAAGGATCCTAATGCGATCGGCTTTGCTGAAAAATGTCCAAACACAAATAGATGAGTTTTGACTTGTGGGGcgtactatttttttcttttcacactctaattcaattttctattttcatcTCACTTTATTCAATAAGTTGCCCCACATTTTCTTATGGGCAATTTTGCATTTCCAACGATGTGTGTGAATACTGCCATAAATACAACATTGTAAACTTTTTGTGTGcgtttatattatttttaaattgaatgATAAATTATGTGTCAAACTGAATATCAGTATAAACAATGTCAAAGAGAAAATATCAAGTTTGTTGTACTTTTCTCTCCGAATAATTAATGCGTTAGTAGACTCAATATAAGGATCTCAATTTTGTGCAAGTCATAATATCCCATGCTTGACTTTGATGTATGTTTCATATCTCATTTGCAATTTTATTCACTTAATATAAAATCAGAAGTTCatataggtatatatatagTCAAAACAGTAATATtatagttttaataaaaatatgaattgagGAAATTTCATTAAAATCAGCTAAAACTCTTAAAATCTTGTCCCatatcgacttggtgatgatcatAGTTCCTCCATATAAGTATAGATAACACTTCCTTTATAAgaccttttaaggggtgagtgactcatttttaatatggtatcagagcaaacCCAAGTCGATGATagattttatctctttatcttttctcttgCTTACCCTCATGATGGAACTCCGATGTGtaattccggcccacacgtgagggggcgtgttaaaactcttaaaatgTTGTCCCACATTGACTTGGTAATGATCCtagctcatttctaatatggtatatCAGAGCAGACCAAGTCGATGATagattttatctctttatcttttctcttacttACCCACGTGGTGGAACTCCGATATATCATttcggcccacacgtgaggagacgtgttaaaattcttaaaCTGTTGTCCCACGTTGACTTAGTGATGACCCTGGGTTCtttatataagtatggataatCATCCCCTTTATAAGGCCTTGTAAGGGTGAGTGGTCTATTACTAATAAAATCCATTTTACTGTATTAGACAACACTTAACCAAATAACTCGTACAAATATATTATTTCAATTGCTATAACTGATCAAACAAATATGTAATCGTCGATCACCAATAATTATCAACACATCATATACTTGAATTAAACATAGTCTAAAGGTAAGTTTTAAATGCTTGATATAATTGGCGACTCATCCAGTGACAATGCAGTTTATTATGAATGCatataatactaatttaatttgaCTGCTTGACCAATGTCGACATGACAATATTACGCAACAGAGAGTGTAATTTGTATTTTGATTCCACACGTACGTAGGTTGTACTTGTAGTTAAATTAGTTGAAAATTACTAAATTGAAgctatcaattaattaaatcaaatcaaGTTTAATGAAGTACTATTACAAAGGGTATCACAAACATGCCGAGATTATGCCTTAAAGTTGAAATCGATTTCATTGTACCTTAACTTATCTGTGGAATTTCATTTATCCCACAACAACAATCCCCCTCAACATATTTTCTTAAACAAGATTGACCACAAAAATTTGCAACAAGCCTAAACGACTCTACTTTATTAATCTATTGACGTGACTAATTAACAGTTAACAAAGAAGAAGTGACATTGGCTGTGGGGACATAATAGAGATGAATAATGAGAGAGAAATAATTAATGATAAGTGAGAAAGACTTCAATACATATAGTAGATGTTGTGTAAATAATATCGATGTCAAAAGAATCGAAACCGTAAGATAAGAGATGGTGATACCGTCATTATTAAGTTGTGATAGCAGATGCGTTACCaagaatttatttgaaaaggGGCAAAAATATAGTAGGTAATAAAAAATTATGGGTGAGGAAGGGTGGGGGCAATTGCTTTAGCCGCTCATAAGTTGGCTCGCTACTGTgtgataaaaaatataataaaagagatacatataaaaaaagtgataggaaaataaattgaaattgatTGAAACAATGAGAAGGCAACAAATACGATAAAGGTATCGTAAAATTGAGACGAAACATATAGAAATTTAGGCATTCAAATTAATTCTTCGTGGAGAGGGGAAAACATAATCAAAAGTGAGGCAAAACCatgataaatataaaaacattaaattcattaataaataatatttcaaaacaaaataaaaaatgccgGGATCATGGCGCAATCTTCCTTAGTGGCAATAAGCATAtactcatttttaaaaattaactatCAATGTATTTCTAATAGGttgtttaaaatattattattcgaataaCCACGTATTACATCAATATTATTTCTGAGGAATAATTTACACAGCTTGCTATGAATTACACAGCTatgaataatttttaattttaattttcttttggcTGTTTATTTTTGCGATCACTTAGACTTTGTAGctactttatttttaatatgtgGACTTCAGCTCACAGTTCTTAGTTTGACCTTTATTATTCaggaaataaatttttttactatCCGGACCACAAACTAATATAGCCACCTATTTGTTACACTAAAACATAAATTAAGTACTTCATATAATTTGGGTGGCAATTAGTACTGACTGCACATGAATGAGAATTAATATGATTGAGGATTTCATGAATTTGTTATAAATACATCACCCAAAATATAAagtttagtagtagtaattttcaataattttgaatataaatagTTAGATCAAAACAAGCAACCAATAGCTGAATTGATACCCACGCGTCACCACAAGAGCTCATAACATGGAAAATCCATGCAATTTCCGACCTCATCAGATCTTTATCGCCACTTCATTGACTCTCCCCTCTCCAAAAAACAATTTTCTAACCATTCTTCTCActctaaaattaattatatatagatTTTCAATTTCCCCTAATTTTTGCATATCGTTGTTTCTCTCCTGCGTattgtttctctctctagatttaCATTATTTTAGCTCTCTCTCTAGATCTTCGCTATTTGGAAGAGACAGAGTGAGTGGTGCCCGAAACTGGTCCTCTGCTTTGCTGGCTTAAAGCTCTCCGTTGTTGGTTTCTAATGGGGTTTGTCTGATGAGATAGACCAGAGTTCAGTTACCCCCAATCAACGCACCATAATATTAATAGTAACACCACTTtctcttctcctctctctctacTGCTTCAATTTCGTAATTCATCTCACTTACCTTTCTATCTctttattgttttcattttcactCGCAGTCTATCATATCATCATAATCGAATTGCCGCGAGGGATAAGACTAAAAGGAACAAAAAATCCTTTGAGGAGAAAGTTCGTTTTGAAAATTTCCTAATTTCCCCCTTTTTGAGTTGACGGACCCACAGATCTACGCCGTTTTTTCACTTTCAGATCTTCGTTCCCGTTCAATCAGCTCTGAAGGTAACTTCCGTAGTAAGCTGTGTTTGTTAATTTCGGTACTGGAGCTGAATTTGCTGAGGGTTTTTGTTTTTGCGAATTTAGTAAATTAGGGCGTTTGTATCATAGCTATATTTGGTTTAGCAGTATTAGTTTCTgtttttttgggatttggacCTTCCAGAATGTGAACTAGCTGACCAAATAACTTTCCGAAGAAAAAGcgaattttgatttttccaaaGCCGATTATTCAATGGTGTTGAATTTTCTTGATGTTGTTTGCGGCGTTAGTGGTAATAGATTTTTCCTTGCCCACACGTGAAAATTTCTACTCCATTAATAAGTAAACGCTGCTTGATATCATGGGACAGCTTTGAACtctaaattttgatatttttgtggGTTTTGCTTTCAGACTTCCAGCTTGCATCTCTGCTTCGTGGAGGAGGATTGATATAATATAAGTTCATAATTGGGTTTAATTTAGGTAAGAGAGGTTGGTTTTAGGAGGTTGGTGAATGCGAATAATTTGGAGGGTGGTCTGGATGAGATGAGGGGATGTTATCCGGGTTAATGAACTTTTTAAAGGCCTGCTTTCGGCCAAGGGCGGATCGTTATGTTCACTCGGGTTCTGAAGCAAGTGGTCGTCAAGACGGGCTTCTGTGGTACAAGGACCTTGGCCAACATTTTAATGGAGAGTTCTCCATGTCTGTAGTTCAAGCTAATAATTTACTTGAGGATCAGAGCCAACTGGAGTCAGGGTGTCTGAGCTCGAACGAGACAGGTCCATATGGCACTTTTGTGGGAATATATGATGGACATGGTGGTCCAGAGACCTCGCGGTTTATCAATGAGCATCTCTTCCAACACCTAAAGAGTAAGTTCTGATATCCGCTAGAGTTTGAAGTTCATGTATATATAGTTACTTTAAAAGCTTAGATTATTTTTttggaaagaaaaagaatacaTTATCTGGGATATTTTGCACCCAATATCATCTGCTGGTATAAGATCTTGAATGGATGATTGCTGTTGCAAAGAAAGTCCCGTGCCAAAGGCAAgtttttatgtgtttttattgTCTTTCAAGTGGCAAGAAACATGAATTGGAGCTTGACTACTAAACTTGGTTTCTTAtgctaataattattttctcaaTAGCTGTTGAATTTTTTGGTTCTTTTATTTCTTGCTCTTGCAGGATTCACGGCAGAGCGTCAATCCATGTCAGTGGAGGTTATTAAGAAGGCATTTCAGGCCACAGAAGATGGTTTCTTCTCAGTTGTCAGCAGACAGTGGCCCTTGAAACCACAGATTGCAGCAGTTGGCTCTTGCTGTCTAGTAGGAATCATCTGTGGTGGAACTTTATATGTTGCCAACCTTGGCGATTCCCGTGCTGTTTTAGGGAAACTTGTCAAGGCTACTGGGGAAGTGCTTGCAATTCAGCTCTCGGCAGAACATAATGCAAGTATAGAATCTGTGAGGCAGGAGCTGCAGTCTGTGCACCCTGATGACTCGCACATTGTAGTTTTGAAGCATAACGTATGGCGTGTCAAGGGTCTCATTCAGGTTCGTCTTGTTATAGGTCTATAGTGGCATTTGACCTAGTTTGACATTTGGTGCTGTTCCTTTGTCACATGAATGGTACTAGGGTGTGCAAGAAATGATCTTCAATCTAAATTGCCTCAATCGCGAAAAAATCAAGGGATTTCCATATCTTAGCTGATGTCGAAAATCTCCAGTTTAAGAGATTGTAAACCATGTAACCTGATCCATTGTGCTTGTGTTTATCTGTTGAATACTCAGTCACAAGATGAAGAATGATGGTATCTCTGAGGCAAAAGTTTCTTCCTCTGTACTCCCTTCAGTTTAGGTTGTCATAATCTATGGTTGTCATAAGACCTTCTTCCTTTAATATGCTTGTGTAGATGGAGAAAGATTCATGAATTCAAATTGACCTATTTTGGCAGTTGAGGACATATGCATGTCAGTGTGTAAAGTTATTGCTTTGATAACAAGTTTTTTGCTGTATTGGTGGATTTTGTTACTTCATTTAGTGTCTTTGAGATAGTGGATGAAGTCAACATTCACCTCAGTTAGTCTTACTCTTCATAATTGTATTGCATTTTAATGATGTGTCCTGGACTATTAATTAATCAAGAACCTGCAGTTTTTGCTATTATCCCTTAATATTGATTTTCTGCTTCATTTGTTACAGTTAGTAATAGGTATGTTGTTTTACAGATCTCCAGATCAATCGGAGATGTGTATCTGAAAAAAGCTGAATTCAACAGAGAACCATTATACCAAAAATTTAGACTTCGGGAGCCGTTCAAAAGACCGATTTTGAGTGCAGACCCTGCTATTATAGTGCACCAGCTGCTGCCTCAAGATCAATTCATTATATTTGCATCAGATGGTCTTTGGGAGCACCTTACAAACCAAGAAGCAGTTGATATTGTCCAAACCCATCCGCGTAGCGTAAGTTATATAATGCTTAAACTCATTCTCATCTTATCAGTTAAGAACTACATTGACGTGCAACCTGCCCTTGATTCATTTCATCATTTGAGTAAAAGAGCAGCCGAGTCTCGTAGCTTAGAGTCACCCGAATATTACAACATCAGTTATAATAAATTAGGAAATTTTCAGAACATGTAGGCTTAGAGATGTGTGCATATTCATTTCTTGAATGGAATATAACTGGTAATTAAACTTTGCTTGTGGAGGTGAAAAAAATCATATAGGACTAGGAAAAGACAAAAGCACGTATAGCAT
This portion of the Salvia splendens isolate huo1 chromosome 10, SspV2, whole genome shotgun sequence genome encodes:
- the LOC121752350 gene encoding probable protein phosphatase 2C 46; this encodes MLSGLMNFLKACFRPRADRYVHSGSEASGRQDGLLWYKDLGQHFNGEFSMSVVQANNLLEDQSQLESGCLSSNETGPYGTFVGIYDGHGGPETSRFINEHLFQHLKRFTAERQSMSVEVIKKAFQATEDGFFSVVSRQWPLKPQIAAVGSCCLVGIICGGTLYVANLGDSRAVLGKLVKATGEVLAIQLSAEHNASIESVRQELQSVHPDDSHIVVLKHNVWRVKGLIQISRSIGDVYLKKAEFNREPLYQKFRLREPFKRPILSADPAIIVHQLLPQDQFIIFASDGLWEHLTNQEAVDIVQTHPRSGSARRLVKTALQEAAKKREMRYSDLKKIDRGVRRHFHDDITVVVLFLDSHLVSRASSVRSPSVSVKGGGITVPPTFLAPCTTPAEPAVT